In Streptomyces dangxiongensis, one DNA window encodes the following:
- a CDS encoding roadblock/LC7 domain-containing protein, whose amino-acid sequence MANTETALKEALTSIEGATGVALVDYTSGMALGTMGGSKTFDLNVAAAGNTDVIRAKMRTMEMLGLKGGIEDILITLSDQYHLIRLLNSRGGNGLFLYLVLDSGRANLAMARHQLKRIEEELEV is encoded by the coding sequence ATGGCCAACACCGAGACCGCGCTGAAAGAGGCGCTGACCTCCATCGAGGGCGCCACCGGCGTCGCGCTCGTCGACTACACCAGCGGGATGGCGCTGGGCACGATGGGCGGCAGCAAGACCTTCGACCTGAACGTGGCCGCCGCCGGCAACACCGACGTGATCCGCGCCAAGATGCGCACGATGGAGATGCTGGGCCTCAAGGGCGGCATCGAGGACATCCTCATCACCCTGTCGGACCAGTACCACCTGATCCGCCTGCTCAACAGCCGCGGCGGCAACGGCCTGTTCCTCTACCTGGTCCTCGACTCGGGCCGGGCCAACCTGGCGATGGCCCGGCACCAGCTCAAGCGGATCGAGGAGGAACTGGAGGTCTGA
- a CDS encoding roadblock/LC7 domain-containing protein: protein MVSEEDLHAVLDELRRLRTRVPQLTGALAAGVDGLVIAHDTPGVDPEGLSALTAAALGVAVRVTDTTGHGGFRELLVRGERGYVATYAAGRTAVLTLLAQDRVNVGRLHLEGRRAGARVGELLDAAEATARTARPARRPPGAVSPAPPARVRPTPRTTSAEARTATDS, encoded by the coding sequence ATGGTGTCCGAGGAGGATCTCCACGCCGTCCTGGACGAGCTGCGCCGGCTGCGCACCCGGGTGCCCCAGCTCACCGGCGCCCTGGCGGCCGGTGTCGACGGTCTCGTCATCGCCCACGACACCCCCGGGGTCGACCCGGAGGGCCTGTCCGCGCTCACCGCGGCCGCGCTCGGCGTCGCCGTACGGGTCACCGACACCACCGGGCACGGCGGCTTCCGCGAACTGCTGGTGCGCGGCGAGCGCGGCTACGTCGCCACCTACGCCGCCGGCCGTACCGCCGTACTGACCCTGCTCGCCCAGGACCGGGTCAACGTCGGCCGGCTGCACCTGGAGGGCCGCCGGGCCGGAGCGCGCGTCGGGGAACTGCTCGACGCCGCCGAGGCCACGGCCCGGACCGCCCGCCCGGCCCGCAGACCGCCGGGCGCCGTCAGCCCCGCGCCCCCGGCCCGCGTCCGTCCGACCCCCCGCACCACGAGCGCCGAAGCGCGCACCGCGACCGACAGTTGA
- a CDS encoding transcriptional regulator yields MTMVRTPPPLLPVRDKTAPRALSPMLTRLAEERATGVLLREYGTLYLAEGRVVHAESPLAPGLDVLLTAHGTLATAAWQWAAARTAGPPQAAGLLLDSGLLPAGALELCHLDALYDAGYFALAPSGTPGRFRYDSTLRPGPLPSVPVVALERETLRRRLLLHRLWPDPAVDGTPLIRADPAASTPLTPRQRAVLDRVDGVRSAVEIARNLGRQAFHTLVDVRRLAAAGHVAPATAGCARPAPPSPPPVTDPDIALLKRLRDALEAL; encoded by the coding sequence ATGACCATGGTCCGGACACCTCCGCCCCTCCTGCCCGTGCGGGACAAGACGGCACCGCGCGCGCTGTCGCCGATGCTGACCCGGCTGGCCGAGGAGCGGGCCACCGGCGTCCTGCTCCGCGAGTACGGCACCCTGTACCTCGCCGAGGGCCGGGTGGTGCACGCCGAGAGCCCCCTCGCCCCCGGCCTCGACGTGCTCCTCACCGCCCACGGCACCCTCGCGACCGCCGCCTGGCAGTGGGCCGCCGCCCGCACCGCGGGCCCCCCGCAGGCCGCCGGACTCCTGCTGGACTCCGGACTGCTGCCCGCGGGCGCGCTGGAGCTGTGCCACCTGGACGCGCTGTACGACGCCGGCTACTTCGCGCTGGCGCCGAGCGGCACCCCTGGCCGGTTCCGCTACGACAGCACGCTCCGACCCGGCCCGCTGCCCTCGGTCCCGGTCGTCGCGCTGGAACGCGAGACGCTGCGACGCCGCCTGCTGCTGCACCGGCTGTGGCCGGACCCGGCCGTCGACGGCACCCCGCTGATCCGCGCGGACCCGGCGGCGTCCACACCGCTGACACCCCGGCAGCGGGCGGTCCTGGACCGCGTGGACGGCGTCCGCTCGGCCGTGGAGATCGCCCGGAACCTGGGGCGGCAGGCCTTCCACACGCTCGTCGACGTACGCCGGCTCGCGGCGGCCGGCCACGTCGCCCCGGCGACGGCCGGGTGCGCGCGGCCCGCTCCGCCGTCCCCACCGCCGGTCACCGACCCCGACATCGCGCTGCTGAAGAGGCTCAGGGATGCGCTGGAGGCACTTTGA